One window of Solwaraspora sp. WMMA2056 genomic DNA carries:
- a CDS encoding alpha/beta hydrolase — MRIRLIALATMCGAALATAPAGQTDLWPDTTGRQFLEFDITGDGTAVEAVGDLSTARRIAVLIPGTDNTLATFDRGLGGVTHRAPTVQARVLYGAAQQRETRTAVVAWLGYDPPEGFGPAALRSDRAEAGAAALVGFVAELCRRQPEATVVVVGHSYGAIVAGLAAPRLDGCVTDLVALGAPGMGREHVADLGTRAEVWHATAVDDWIRRVPSVRWAGFGHGTPPAGPTFGARSLPTDGVDGHDGYLRPGSGTLDALADLLADDPTRSGTRLTAVAR, encoded by the coding sequence ATGCGTATCCGTCTGATCGCCCTCGCAACGATGTGCGGTGCCGCACTGGCCACCGCCCCGGCCGGGCAGACCGACCTGTGGCCGGACACCACCGGACGGCAGTTCCTCGAGTTCGACATCACCGGTGACGGCACCGCCGTCGAGGCCGTCGGCGACCTGTCGACCGCCCGGCGGATCGCGGTGCTGATCCCCGGAACGGACAACACCCTGGCCACGTTCGACCGGGGCCTCGGCGGCGTCACCCACCGTGCGCCGACGGTGCAGGCCCGGGTGCTGTACGGGGCGGCGCAGCAGCGCGAGACGCGTACCGCCGTCGTCGCCTGGCTCGGTTACGACCCGCCGGAGGGGTTCGGACCGGCGGCGCTGCGCTCCGACCGCGCCGAGGCCGGCGCGGCCGCGCTGGTCGGGTTCGTCGCCGAGTTGTGCCGGCGGCAACCGGAAGCAACCGTCGTGGTGGTCGGACACAGCTACGGCGCGATCGTGGCCGGGTTGGCCGCGCCACGGCTCGACGGCTGCGTCACCGACCTCGTCGCGCTCGGAGCTCCCGGGATGGGCCGGGAGCACGTCGCCGATCTCGGCACCCGCGCCGAGGTCTGGCACGCCACCGCCGTCGACGACTGGATCCGGCGGGTGCCGTCGGTACGGTGGGCCGGATTCGGGCACGGGACGCCTCCGGCGGGCCCGACGTTCGGGGCCCGGTCGTTGCCGACCGACGGCGTCGACGGCCACGACGGCTACCTGCGGCCCGGCAGCGGCACCCTGGACGCCCTCGCCGATCTGCTCGCCGACGACCCGACCCGGTCCGGCACGCGGCTCACGGCGGTGGCCCGATGA
- a CDS encoding response regulator transcription factor: MIKVLIADDQAMVRQGFGALLGAQPDLVVVGDAANGADAVSAARRLDPDVVLMDVRMPVLDGIAATRQLLDGRSREEPPRVLILTTFDLDDYVYEALRAGASGFLLKDAPAADLVNAVRVVAAGDGLLSPSVTRRLIAEFATRPGQHRPRPVSLTSLTDRETEVLRLIARGRSNGEIAADLVVAEQTVKTHVGRILSKLGVRDRAQAVVVAYESGLVTAGE; encoded by the coding sequence ATGATCAAAGTGTTGATCGCCGACGACCAGGCGATGGTCCGGCAGGGTTTCGGTGCTCTGCTCGGTGCCCAACCGGACCTGGTGGTGGTCGGTGACGCCGCCAACGGCGCCGACGCGGTCAGCGCGGCCCGCCGCCTCGACCCCGACGTGGTCCTGATGGATGTCCGGATGCCGGTGCTGGACGGGATCGCTGCCACCCGCCAACTGCTCGACGGGCGGTCCCGCGAGGAACCGCCCCGGGTGCTGATCCTCACCACGTTCGACCTCGACGACTACGTCTACGAAGCACTGCGGGCCGGGGCCAGCGGCTTCCTGCTCAAGGACGCGCCGGCGGCCGACCTGGTCAACGCCGTACGGGTGGTGGCCGCCGGCGACGGGCTGTTGTCACCGTCGGTCACCCGCCGGCTGATCGCCGAGTTCGCCACGCGCCCCGGACAGCACCGTCCCCGCCCGGTGTCGCTGACCTCGCTGACCGACCGGGAGACCGAGGTGCTGCGGTTGATCGCCCGGGGCCGGTCCAACGGTGAGATCGCCGCCGACCTGGTCGTGGCCGAGCAGACGGTCAAGACCCACGTTGGACGGATCCTCAGCAAACTCGGTGTCCGGGACCGGGCACAGGCGGTCGTCGTCGCCTACGAGTCGGGTCTGGTCACCGCCGGCGAATAG
- a CDS encoding histidine kinase: MTAVNGSAIGQVRQTWRQLISGPDYPPAPATTPPGRWRVVGRRLAFALFLLLGAIAALDLYEADHLPKPLGPILGFVSVAPAALAYLRPLRAWQIAFLLLFPGMVWYPFGFPWSPFQFLALLCVLAVLGLRAELRVSATAGAVTALPVLVFTGSDGSYLLVGLIALVIAVADQVRRRRVSQHALASQTVVTQQERQRRAVLEERARIAREMHDVVAHHMSMIAVQAETAPYRLAGLTAPTHDEFTAIAGAARAALADMRRLLGVLRSETERAQRSPQPGLADVAEMVDSARRAGLDVELAADPHLATLAVAEPVGLAAYRIVQEALTNAGRHAPGAKVRVELRTTVARLVVRVSNGPAQLAAGQEGSTGGHGLIGMRERAELLGGRFSAGPDGRSSFVVTAWLPYRPTDTAAGDTTVDGATGADADGGADPDRPTG, translated from the coding sequence GTGACAGCGGTGAACGGCAGTGCGATCGGGCAGGTCCGGCAGACGTGGCGTCAGCTGATCTCCGGGCCGGACTATCCGCCGGCGCCCGCCACCACCCCACCCGGCCGGTGGCGGGTCGTCGGCCGGCGGCTCGCGTTCGCGCTGTTCCTCCTGCTCGGCGCCATCGCGGCGCTCGACCTGTACGAGGCCGACCACCTGCCCAAACCGCTCGGGCCGATCCTCGGCTTCGTCAGCGTCGCACCGGCAGCGCTCGCCTATCTCCGGCCGTTGCGGGCCTGGCAGATCGCGTTCCTGCTGCTGTTCCCCGGGATGGTCTGGTATCCGTTCGGATTCCCGTGGAGTCCGTTCCAGTTCCTGGCTCTGCTGTGCGTGCTGGCGGTGCTGGGCCTGCGAGCCGAGCTGCGGGTCTCGGCGACGGCCGGGGCGGTGACCGCACTGCCCGTACTCGTGTTCACCGGCTCGGACGGCAGTTATCTGCTGGTCGGACTCATCGCGCTGGTCATCGCGGTCGCCGACCAGGTACGCCGGCGGCGGGTCAGTCAGCACGCGCTGGCCAGCCAGACCGTCGTCACCCAGCAGGAGCGGCAGCGGCGGGCGGTGCTGGAGGAACGGGCCCGGATCGCCCGGGAGATGCACGACGTCGTCGCCCACCACATGTCGATGATCGCCGTGCAGGCGGAGACCGCGCCGTACCGGCTGGCCGGGCTGACCGCGCCGACCCACGACGAGTTCACCGCGATCGCCGGTGCCGCCCGCGCCGCGCTCGCCGACATGCGCCGGCTGCTCGGGGTGCTGCGCAGCGAGACGGAACGGGCCCAGCGCAGCCCACAACCTGGGCTGGCCGACGTCGCCGAGATGGTCGACTCCGCCCGCCGGGCCGGGCTCGACGTCGAGTTGGCGGCGGACCCGCACCTGGCCACGCTCGCCGTGGCCGAACCGGTCGGGTTGGCGGCCTACCGGATCGTGCAGGAGGCGTTGACCAACGCCGGCCGGCACGCACCCGGGGCGAAGGTCCGGGTCGAGCTGCGGACCACGGTCGCGCGTCTGGTGGTACGGGTCAGCAACGGGCCCGCTCAGCTGGCCGCCGGCCAGGAAGGCTCTACCGGGGGGCACGGGCTGATCGGGATGCGGGAACGGGCCGAGCTGCTGGGCGGTAGATTCTCCGCCGGTCCGGACGGCCGGTCCAGCTTCGTGGTCACCGCCTGGTTGCCGTACCGCCCGACCGACACCGCAGCCGGCGACACCACCGTCGACGGCGCCACCGGTGCTGACGCCGATGGCGGAGCCGACCCGGACCGGCCCACCGGGTAG
- a CDS encoding beta-ketoacyl-ACP reductase — protein MARTVLVTGGNRGIGLAIAQAFAKQGDRVAVTYRSSFDEQSGLFGVRCDVTDADSVDQAFSAVEAELGPVEVLVANAGVTDDTLLLRMSEEQFTSVLDTNLTGAYRCAKRASTKMLRARWGRLIFISSVVGLLGSPGQVNYAASKAGLVGMARSITRELGARNITANVVAPGYVETDMTAALPEDRKAEYRKAIPAGRFATADEVAAAVTWLAGDGASYISGAVIPVDGGLGMGH, from the coding sequence GTGGCGCGCACCGTACTGGTCACCGGCGGTAACCGGGGAATCGGCCTGGCCATCGCGCAGGCGTTCGCGAAGCAGGGCGACCGGGTCGCGGTCACCTACCGGTCGAGCTTCGACGAGCAGTCCGGCCTGTTCGGCGTCCGCTGCGACGTCACCGACGCCGACTCCGTCGACCAGGCGTTCAGTGCGGTCGAAGCCGAACTCGGCCCGGTCGAGGTGCTGGTCGCCAACGCCGGCGTCACCGACGACACGCTGCTGCTGCGGATGTCCGAGGAGCAGTTCACCTCGGTGCTGGACACCAATCTGACCGGTGCGTACCGGTGCGCCAAGCGGGCCTCGACGAAGATGCTGCGGGCCCGGTGGGGCCGGCTGATCTTCATCTCGTCGGTGGTCGGCCTGCTCGGCTCACCCGGGCAGGTCAACTACGCGGCCAGCAAGGCCGGACTGGTCGGCATGGCTCGGTCGATCACCCGAGAGCTGGGTGCCCGCAACATCACCGCCAACGTGGTCGCCCCAGGCTACGTGGAGACCGACATGACCGCCGCGTTGCCGGAGGACCGCAAGGCCGAGTACCGCAAGGCGATCCCGGCGGGCCGGTTCGCCACCGCCGACGAGGTGGCCGCGGCGGTGACGTGGCTCGCCGGCGACGGTGCCAGTTACATCTCCGGGGCGGTCATCCCGGTCGACGGTGGCCTCGGCATGGGCCACTGA
- the fabI gene encoding enoyl-ACP reductase FabI: MSALLAGKRLLVTGVITDQSIAFSVAKLAQENGATVVLTGFGRMSLVERIAKRLPAEAPVIELDVTSADHLAALPDRVREHVDGLDGVVHSIGFAPQSCLGGGFLDAPWEDVATALHVSTYSYKSLAMAALPLMRPGGAVVGLTFDATLAWPVYDWMGVAKAGLESASRYLALHLGPKGIRSNLVSAGPLRTMAAKSIPGFEAFEHAWTERAPLGWELTDQEPAARACLALLSDWFPATTGEIVHVDGGFHAVGA; the protein is encoded by the coding sequence GTGTCCGCACTGCTGGCCGGTAAGCGGCTGCTCGTCACCGGTGTCATCACCGACCAGTCGATCGCCTTCTCGGTGGCCAAACTGGCCCAGGAGAACGGCGCCACCGTCGTGCTGACCGGGTTCGGCCGGATGTCCCTGGTCGAACGGATCGCCAAGCGGCTGCCCGCCGAGGCCCCGGTGATCGAACTGGACGTGACCAGCGCCGACCATCTCGCCGCCCTGCCCGACCGGGTCCGCGAGCACGTCGACGGTCTCGACGGGGTGGTGCACTCGATCGGGTTCGCCCCGCAGAGCTGCCTCGGCGGTGGATTCCTCGACGCGCCCTGGGAGGACGTGGCGACCGCGCTGCACGTCTCCACCTACTCGTACAAGTCGTTGGCGATGGCGGCGCTGCCGCTGATGCGCCCGGGTGGCGCGGTCGTCGGGCTCACCTTCGACGCCACTCTGGCCTGGCCGGTGTACGACTGGATGGGCGTGGCCAAGGCCGGCCTGGAGTCCGCCTCCCGCTACCTGGCGCTGCACCTGGGGCCGAAGGGCATCCGCAGCAACCTGGTCTCCGCCGGGCCGCTGCGCACGATGGCGGCCAAGTCGATCCCTGGCTTCGAGGCCTTCGAACACGCCTGGACCGAGCGGGCGCCGTTGGGCTGGGAGTTGACCGACCAGGAGCCGGCCGCGCGGGCCTGCCTGGCGCTGCTGTCGGACTGGTTCCCGGCGACCACCGGCGAGATCGTGCACGTCGACGGAGGTTTCCACGCCGTCGGGGCGTGA